From a region of the Streptomyces sp. NBC_00193 genome:
- a CDS encoding PhzA/PhzB family protein — protein MGTNQAQAEGLEAEADNDLRARHRAVVADYMSRKGETRKTRYLLFAEDGSAGLWTSDTGQPITSQGHEKLKAHGEWSLRMFPDWEWSNVQIFETQDPNQFWVECDGEGQILYPEYPPGHYRNHFIHSFLLEDGKIKQNREFMNPLQQLRALGIEVPKVNRGGIPT, from the coding sequence ATGGGAACGAACCAGGCTCAGGCCGAGGGGCTCGAAGCCGAAGCCGACAACGACCTCCGGGCCCGGCACCGCGCCGTCGTGGCCGACTACATGAGCCGCAAGGGCGAGACCCGCAAGACGCGCTACCTGCTCTTCGCCGAGGACGGCAGCGCCGGCCTGTGGACCAGCGACACGGGGCAGCCGATCACCTCCCAGGGGCACGAGAAGCTCAAGGCGCACGGCGAGTGGTCGCTGCGCATGTTCCCCGACTGGGAATGGTCGAACGTCCAGATCTTCGAGACGCAGGACCCCAACCAGTTCTGGGTCGAGTGCGACGGGGAGGGCCAGATCCTCTACCCGGAGTATCCGCCCGGCCACTACCGGAACCACTTCATCCACTCGTTCCTGCTCGAAGACGGAAAGATCAAGCAGAACCGCGAGTTCATGAACCCGCTCCAGCAGCTGCGCGCGCTGGGCATCGAGGTGCCGAAGGTCAACCGCGGCGGGATCCCCACGTAG
- the asnB gene encoding asparagine synthase (glutamine-hydrolyzing), with the protein MCGITGWISFDRDLEQQRTQLDAMTQTMACRGPDAGGAWIERHAAFGHRRLSVIDLEGGAQPMVVPTDNGPVSITYSGEVYNFKELRAELVRRGHRFRTDSDTEVVLNGYVEWGEALADRLNGIYAFAIWDSRVEKLVLIRDRMGVKPLYFYETGDGVLFGSEPKAILANSLSERAVDLAGLRELVSFTQTPGSSLWCGMREVVPGGIVIVDRAGLRERRYWTLPTRQHTDDLKTTIGNVRDLLEDIVNRQVVSDVPRCTLLSGGLDSSVITALAAAKLGESGEKVRSFDVDFVGRADDFVADELRGTTDAPYAREVAARAGTQHQSIVLDHASIADPDIRRKVITARDSPLSLGDMDTSLYLLFQAIRQHSTVALSGESADEVFGGYRWFHQPEVQAAKTFPWMAVFVSGAKAQVSDRFNPGITAALDLPTYIADRYSDAVGEVERAEGESDHEMTMRVMSHLHLTRFVRMLLERKDRISMAVGLEVRVPFCDHRLVEYVYNAPWSMKTFDGREKSLLRAATADLLPQSVLERTKAPYPATLDPQYTSALLQQSKELLTTDDPVFDLVDRSWLQDITQQDSANMPLDVRNGMERVLDLSTWLDIYRPELRL; encoded by the coding sequence ATGTGTGGAATTACGGGCTGGATCTCGTTCGACCGTGATCTGGAGCAGCAGCGCACCCAGCTGGACGCGATGACGCAGACCATGGCCTGCCGGGGACCGGACGCCGGCGGCGCCTGGATCGAGCGGCACGCGGCCTTCGGGCACCGGCGGCTGTCGGTCATCGACCTGGAGGGCGGCGCCCAGCCCATGGTGGTGCCGACCGACAACGGACCGGTGTCGATCACCTACAGCGGTGAGGTCTACAACTTCAAGGAGCTGCGCGCCGAGCTGGTGCGCCGCGGCCACCGCTTCCGGACCGACAGCGACACCGAGGTGGTGCTCAACGGCTACGTCGAGTGGGGCGAGGCCCTCGCCGACCGGCTCAACGGCATCTACGCCTTCGCCATCTGGGACTCCCGCGTCGAGAAGCTCGTCCTGATCCGCGACCGGATGGGCGTCAAGCCCCTCTACTTCTACGAGACCGGGGACGGGGTGCTGTTCGGCTCCGAGCCGAAGGCGATCCTCGCCAACTCGCTGTCGGAGCGGGCGGTCGACCTCGCCGGGCTGCGGGAGCTGGTCAGCTTCACCCAGACACCGGGAAGCTCGCTGTGGTGCGGCATGCGCGAGGTGGTGCCGGGGGGCATCGTCATCGTGGACCGCGCCGGCCTGCGCGAGCGCCGCTACTGGACGCTGCCCACCCGGCAGCACACCGATGACCTGAAGACCACCATCGGCAACGTGCGGGACCTGCTCGAGGACATCGTGAACCGCCAGGTCGTCTCCGACGTACCGCGGTGCACCCTGCTCTCCGGCGGTCTGGACTCCAGCGTGATCACCGCACTGGCCGCCGCCAAGCTCGGCGAGTCCGGCGAGAAGGTGCGCAGCTTCGACGTGGACTTCGTCGGACGGGCGGACGACTTCGTCGCCGACGAGCTGCGCGGCACGACGGACGCCCCCTACGCCCGGGAGGTGGCCGCCCGCGCCGGAACGCAGCACCAGTCGATCGTGCTCGACCACGCCTCGATCGCCGACCCGGACATCCGGCGGAAGGTCATCACCGCGCGGGACAGCCCGCTCAGCCTCGGCGACATGGACACCTCGCTCTACCTGCTGTTCCAGGCCATCCGCCAGCACTCCACGGTCGCCCTGTCCGGGGAGTCCGCGGACGAGGTCTTCGGCGGGTACCGGTGGTTCCACCAGCCGGAGGTCCAGGCCGCGAAGACCTTCCCCTGGATGGCGGTCTTCGTCAGCGGTGCCAAGGCCCAGGTGTCCGACCGGTTCAACCCGGGCATCACCGCCGCCCTCGACCTGCCGACGTACATCGCCGACCGGTACTCCGACGCGGTCGGAGAGGTCGAGCGGGCGGAGGGCGAGAGCGACCACGAGATGACGATGCGGGTGATGAGCCACCTGCACCTGACCCGCTTCGTCCGGATGCTCCTGGAGCGCAAGGACCGGATCAGCATGGCGGTGGGGCTGGAGGTCCGGGTCCCGTTCTGCGACCACCGGCTCGTGGAGTACGTCTACAACGCCCCGTGGTCGATGAAGACCTTCGACGGCCGGGAGAAGAGCCTGCTGCGCGCCGCGACCGCCGACCTGCTGCCCCAGTCGGTGCTGGAGCGGACGAAGGCCCCCTACCCGGCGACGCTGGACCCGCAGTACACGAGCGCGCTGCTGCAGCAGTCCAAGGAACTGCTGACGACCGACGACCCGGTCTTCGACCTGGTCGACCGCAGCTGGCTCCAGGACATCACCCAGCAGGACTCGGCCAACATGCCGCTCGACGTCCGCAACGGCATGGAGCGCGTGCTCGACCTGAGCACCTGGCTGGACATCTACCGGCCCGAACTGCGCCTCTGA
- a CDS encoding PhzF family phenazine biosynthesis protein, protein MDTYEYVVADVFTKVPLEGNPTAVFLDSAGLSAERMQQIAQEMHLSETVFVLPAEADGDVRVRIFTPVNELPFAGHPTLGTAIVLGESHASKELLMETAMGTVAFELDRDDEGRADAAGMWQPVPTWEAYDRADELLAALDLSATGSTLPVEVYHNGPRHVFVGLDGVTALSALEPDHRSLARLPDMAANCFAGSGTQWRLRMFSPAYGVVEDAATGSAAGSLAVHLARHGLIPFGEWISIRQGVEMGRPSTMHARAMGTPERIDSVYVAGSAVVIARGTLYA, encoded by the coding sequence ATGGATACGTACGAGTACGTGGTGGCCGACGTCTTCACCAAGGTCCCACTGGAAGGAAATCCGACCGCCGTCTTCCTGGACTCCGCCGGCCTGTCCGCCGAGCGGATGCAGCAGATCGCGCAGGAGATGCACTTGTCGGAGACGGTCTTCGTCCTCCCCGCGGAGGCCGACGGCGATGTGCGGGTCCGCATCTTCACCCCCGTCAACGAGCTGCCGTTCGCCGGGCATCCGACCCTGGGCACGGCCATCGTGCTCGGCGAGTCGCACGCCTCGAAGGAGCTCCTGATGGAGACCGCCATGGGCACCGTCGCGTTCGAACTCGACCGTGACGACGAGGGCCGGGCCGACGCGGCCGGCATGTGGCAGCCCGTCCCGACGTGGGAGGCCTACGACCGCGCGGACGAACTGCTCGCCGCCCTCGACCTGTCGGCCACCGGCAGCACCCTGCCGGTCGAGGTCTACCACAACGGGCCGCGGCACGTGTTCGTCGGCCTGGACGGCGTGACCGCGCTCTCCGCCCTGGAGCCGGACCACAGGAGTCTCGCGCGGCTGCCCGACATGGCCGCCAACTGCTTCGCCGGCTCGGGCACCCAGTGGAGACTGCGGATGTTCTCGCCCGCCTACGGCGTGGTGGAGGACGCGGCCACGGGCTCGGCCGCCGGGTCGCTCGCCGTACACTTGGCCCGGCACGGCCTGATCCCCTTCGGGGAGTGGATCAGCATCCGACAGGGGGTCGAGATGGGCCGCCCGTCGACGATGCACGCCCGGGCCATGGGGACGCCGGAGCGGATCGATTCGGTCTATGTGGCGGGATCCGCCGTGGTCATCGCACGGGGAACGCTGTACGCGTGA
- a CDS encoding anthranilate synthase family protein codes for MNSTQLLEHVLGPNPGPFALLHRPEALGADRVEILLGEVSTPARLADIPLGGNPPADRSGRPGGPRHEALVLVPHQQITERGFIAAADGSPLIAMSVTDQGQIATPDALRCLPDEPITLDGGHFDTEDEAYADTVRAVLDHEIGTGEGSNFVIKRSFVTTITGYSTRSALSLFRRLLTRESGAYWTFIVHTGTRTFVGATPERHVSLRDGVAAMTPISGTYRYPPTGPVRSEVMEFLTDGKETDELYMVLDEELKMMARVCQGGGRVRGPFLREMAHLAHTEYVIEGRSDLDPRDILRETMFAPTVTGSPLENACRVIARYEPRGRGYYGGIAALIGRDDDGARTLDSAILIRTADIRASDADGSGHVEVGVGATLVRHSDADAEVAETRTKAAGVLAALGAANRLVEDPLIQKALGSRNETLARFWLSDAASRARPHPMLDGRRVLIIDAEDTFSSMLAHQLSAIGLTVELAGFDAAHRFDDHDLVVMGPGPGDPREAGDHRMSRLTSAIEELLSRRIPFLAVCLSHQLLSRHLGLELRRRDVPNQGTQREIDLFGARERVGFYNSYEARSRAEYLECPGVGEVKVSLDPRTGEVHALRGAHFGSVQFHLESVLTQDSERVLTELLVPLLEAAEVVKV; via the coding sequence ATGAACTCGACGCAGCTGCTCGAGCACGTGCTGGGCCCCAACCCGGGTCCCTTCGCCCTGCTGCACCGCCCCGAGGCGCTGGGCGCGGACCGCGTGGAGATCCTGCTGGGCGAGGTCAGCACCCCGGCCCGGCTGGCCGACATCCCGCTGGGCGGCAACCCGCCGGCCGACCGGAGCGGGCGCCCCGGCGGACCCCGGCACGAGGCGCTGGTCCTGGTGCCCCACCAGCAGATCACCGAGCGCGGCTTCATCGCCGCCGCGGACGGATCGCCGCTGATCGCGATGTCGGTGACCGACCAGGGCCAGATCGCCACGCCGGACGCCCTCAGATGCCTGCCCGACGAGCCGATCACCCTGGACGGCGGGCACTTCGACACCGAGGACGAGGCCTACGCCGACACGGTCCGCGCGGTCCTCGACCACGAGATAGGCACCGGCGAGGGCTCGAACTTCGTCATCAAGCGCTCGTTCGTCACCACCATCACCGGGTACTCGACGCGCAGTGCGCTCAGCCTGTTCCGCCGGCTGCTCACCCGGGAGAGCGGCGCCTACTGGACCTTCATCGTGCACACCGGCACGCGGACCTTCGTGGGCGCCACCCCGGAGCGCCACGTCAGCCTGCGGGACGGCGTCGCGGCGATGACCCCGATCAGCGGCACCTACCGCTACCCGCCCACCGGGCCGGTCCGGTCGGAGGTCATGGAGTTCCTCACCGACGGCAAGGAGACCGACGAGCTGTACATGGTCCTGGACGAGGAACTCAAGATGATGGCCCGGGTCTGCCAGGGCGGCGGCCGGGTGAGAGGACCGTTCCTGCGGGAGATGGCCCACCTCGCGCACACCGAGTACGTCATCGAGGGGCGCAGCGACCTCGACCCCCGGGACATCCTGCGGGAAACGATGTTCGCCCCCACGGTGACCGGCAGCCCGCTCGAGAACGCCTGCCGGGTGATAGCCCGCTACGAGCCGCGCGGCCGCGGGTACTACGGCGGCATCGCGGCCCTCATCGGCCGCGACGACGACGGCGCGCGCACCCTGGACTCGGCCATCCTCATCCGCACCGCCGACATCCGTGCCTCGGACGCCGACGGCAGCGGCCACGTGGAGGTCGGGGTGGGCGCGACCCTGGTCCGGCACTCCGATGCCGACGCCGAGGTCGCGGAGACCCGTACCAAGGCCGCGGGCGTGCTCGCGGCGCTGGGCGCCGCGAACCGGCTCGTCGAGGACCCGCTGATCCAGAAGGCCTTGGGCAGCCGCAACGAGACGCTCGCGCGCTTCTGGCTCAGCGACGCCGCATCGCGAGCACGGCCCCATCCGATGCTCGACGGCCGCCGGGTACTGATCATCGATGCCGAGGACACCTTCAGCTCGATGCTGGCCCACCAGCTGAGCGCCATCGGGCTGACCGTCGAGCTCGCCGGCTTCGACGCGGCCCACCGCTTCGACGACCACGATCTCGTCGTCATGGGCCCGGGACCCGGCGACCCGCGGGAGGCCGGCGACCACAGGATGAGCCGTCTCACCTCGGCGATCGAGGAGTTGCTCTCCCGGCGCATCCCCTTCCTGGCCGTGTGTCTGAGCCACCAGCTGCTGTCCCGCCACCTCGGGCTCGAACTGAGGCGCAGGGACGTCCCGAACCAGGGCACCCAGCGGGAGATCGACCTGTTCGGCGCACGGGAGCGGGTCGGCTTCTACAACTCCTACGAGGCCCGGTCGCGGGCCGAGTACCTGGAGTGCCCCGGCGTCGGCGAGGTGAAGGTGAGCCTCGACCCCCGCACCGGAGAGGTGCACGCCCTGCGCGGGGCGCACTTCGGGTCCGTCCAGTTCCACCTCGAATCCGTGCTCACCCAGGACAGCGAGCGCGTCCTGACCGAGCTCCTCGTCCCCCTGCTGGAAGCCGCGGAGGTGGTGAAGGTATGA
- a CDS encoding DUF488 domain-containing protein, protein MLTLATIGVYGFDADSYLQRLQQAGVRLVLDVRQRRGVRGPDYAWANSLRLQAALAEAGIAYEHHRELAPTTELRHLQYAEDDRQGVGKRSRQELAAEYTRRYTAEILDPVDLDPIVARLPVDGTAALFCVERDAQACHRSLVARRLAEQHHVSIEHLGPL, encoded by the coding sequence GTGCTCACGTTGGCAACCATCGGCGTCTACGGCTTCGACGCCGACTCCTACCTGCAACGACTTCAACAAGCCGGTGTGCGCCTGGTGCTCGACGTGCGCCAGCGCCGCGGCGTCCGCGGCCCGGACTACGCCTGGGCGAACTCACTGCGGCTGCAGGCGGCCCTCGCCGAGGCCGGGATCGCCTACGAGCACCACCGCGAGCTCGCTCCGACCACCGAGCTGCGCCACCTCCAGTACGCCGAGGACGACCGCCAGGGCGTCGGCAAGCGCTCCCGCCAGGAGCTCGCAGCCGAGTACACCCGTCGCTACACCGCCGAGATCCTCGACCCGGTCGACCTCGACCCGATCGTGGCGCGGCTGCCGGTCGACGGGACCGCCGCGCTGTTCTGCGTCGAGCGCGACGCACAGGCCTGCCACCGCTCGCTGGTGGCACGGCGCCTGGCCGAGCAGCACCACGTATCGATCGAACACCTGGGGCCGCTGTGA
- a CDS encoding VOC family protein: protein MGSQLNPYIAFDGDARQALEFYHDILGGKLELGTFGDFGNPESPDADKIMHATLSTADGFTVMAWDVPERVPFNPGTNVALYLGGDDPRLRDYFGKLSAGGTVVMPLKQQIWGDEAGTLVDRFGITWMFNITQGRS, encoded by the coding sequence GTGGGATCTCAGCTCAACCCCTACATCGCCTTCGACGGGGATGCCCGCCAGGCGCTGGAGTTCTACCACGACATCCTCGGCGGAAAGCTGGAGCTCGGGACGTTCGGCGACTTCGGCAACCCCGAGTCGCCCGACGCCGACAAGATCATGCACGCCACGCTCAGCACCGCGGACGGTTTCACGGTGATGGCCTGGGACGTCCCGGAGCGGGTCCCCTTCAACCCGGGCACCAACGTCGCGCTCTACCTCGGCGGCGACGACCCCCGCCTGCGCGACTACTTCGGGAAGCTCTCCGCCGGCGGCACCGTGGTGATGCCCCTCAAGCAGCAGATCTGGGGCGACGAGGCGGGCACGCTCGTCGACCGGTTCGGGATCACCTGGATGTTCAACATCACCCAGGGCCGGTCCTGA
- a CDS encoding DUF6193 family natural product biosynthesis protein, with translation MNVNEETRAAVVEAQWLDTRRAWADRLERLGPKVWRLGTIAVLEEAHEDPILRQLYPYTSHCHVHFSSTTRFPYEVAVPFVIPLPDGRFRVMRRDPAGQLGEVDTAGEAVALVVAHVPPRLRLASTGLPMDG, from the coding sequence ATGAACGTGAACGAAGAGACCCGTGCGGCCGTCGTCGAGGCCCAGTGGCTCGACACGCGGCGGGCCTGGGCGGACCGCCTGGAGCGCCTCGGTCCCAAGGTCTGGCGCCTCGGCACCATCGCCGTGCTGGAGGAGGCCCACGAGGACCCGATCCTGCGGCAGCTGTACCCGTACACGAGCCATTGCCACGTGCACTTCAGCAGCACGACCCGCTTCCCCTACGAGGTGGCGGTCCCCTTCGTGATCCCGCTGCCCGACGGGCGGTTCCGCGTCATGCGGCGCGATCCCGCCGGGCAGCTCGGCGAGGTCGACACGGCCGGGGAGGCCGTGGCCCTGGTGGTGGCGCACGTGCCGCCCCGCCTCCGGCTCGCCTCGACGGGGCTGCCGATGGACGGGTAG
- a CDS encoding acetylserotonin O-methyltransferase: MTVDVQATPNVVDVQATRNVVDLITGGWRAQALYTAVKLELPDHIAAGRDSGAELAKATGANEQGIHRLMRLLVAMGVFEGSESTGYRGTPVSAALLDGPQSLRDMCLLYGEEFYSAWSHAHHAISTESSGFEVAYGQSLYEYLGQDAATARRFQLTMNAASMFFHQVPEVFDFAGKTVVDVGGGGGHLLATILGAVPDARGVLFDREHMMPKAREHLAATVGLDRAELVGGDMFEDVPAGGDVYVLCRVLAGHDDEAVVGLFESIRRAMADSSSRVLILDRFVEDEDPTVLPALWDLHLLVTTGGEHRTLDRITRLLNRAGLEIDRAAELPSETTALIVAPRTPAHS; the protein is encoded by the coding sequence ATGACAGTCGACGTGCAGGCCACCCCGAACGTGGTCGACGTGCAGGCCACCCGGAACGTGGTCGACCTGATCACCGGTGGATGGAGGGCGCAGGCGCTCTACACCGCGGTCAAACTCGAACTGCCCGACCACATAGCCGCCGGCCGCGACTCCGGCGCCGAGCTCGCGAAGGCGACCGGGGCCAACGAGCAGGGCATCCACCGCCTGATGCGCCTCCTGGTGGCCATGGGCGTGTTCGAGGGCAGCGAGTCCACCGGCTACCGCGGCACCCCGGTGAGCGCGGCCCTGCTCGACGGCCCGCAGTCCCTGCGCGACATGTGCCTGCTGTACGGCGAGGAGTTCTACTCCGCGTGGAGCCACGCCCACCACGCCATCAGCACGGAGAGCTCGGGATTCGAGGTCGCCTACGGCCAGTCGCTCTACGAGTACCTCGGTCAGGACGCGGCCACCGCCCGGCGCTTCCAGCTCACCATGAACGCCGCGAGCATGTTCTTCCACCAGGTGCCCGAGGTCTTCGACTTCGCGGGCAAGACGGTCGTGGACGTGGGCGGGGGCGGCGGGCACCTGCTCGCCACGATCCTCGGCGCCGTCCCGGACGCCCGGGGCGTGCTCTTCGACCGCGAGCACATGATGCCGAAGGCGCGCGAGCACCTGGCCGCCACCGTCGGCCTGGACCGCGCCGAACTGGTCGGCGGCGACATGTTCGAGGACGTCCCGGCGGGCGGGGACGTCTACGTCCTGTGCCGCGTCCTGGCCGGCCACGACGACGAAGCCGTCGTCGGCCTCTTCGAGAGCATCCGCCGCGCCATGGCCGACTCCTCGTCGCGGGTGCTGATCCTCGACCGATTCGTCGAGGACGAGGACCCCACCGTGCTGCCCGCCCTGTGGGACCTGCACCTCCTGGTGACCACGGGCGGCGAACACCGCACCCTCGACCGGATCACGCGGCTGCTGAACCGGGCCGGCCTGGAGATCGACCGGGCCGCGGAGCTGCCCAGTGAGACGACCGCCCTGATCGTCGCGCCGCGCACCCCCGCGCACTCCTAG
- the phzG gene encoding phenazine biosynthesis FMN-dependent oxidase PhzG, which yields MSAPARPLTADEFTAPPAEPMDLLRTWFDSAVANAVREPGALALATADARGRASNRIVQVLSVRGTGLVFASHSDSRKARDFDETGWASGVFYWREAGRQVSVSGPARPLPDEESDALWAARPAAAHPMSVASYQSALLPDEDALRERARELARSGTALTRPDRWLGYLLEPASVEFWQADQTDRLHRRLRYERDGSGWRTDRLQP from the coding sequence GTGAGCGCCCCGGCCCGGCCCCTGACGGCCGATGAGTTCACCGCCCCGCCCGCCGAGCCGATGGACCTGCTGCGGACCTGGTTCGACAGCGCCGTCGCGAACGCCGTGCGCGAACCGGGCGCACTGGCCCTGGCCACCGCCGATGCCCGCGGCCGCGCCTCCAACCGGATCGTGCAGGTGCTCTCGGTACGCGGTACGGGGCTGGTGTTCGCCAGCCACTCCGACAGCCGCAAGGCCCGGGACTTCGACGAGACGGGCTGGGCGTCGGGCGTCTTCTACTGGCGCGAGGCCGGCCGCCAGGTGAGCGTGAGCGGCCCGGCCCGCCCGCTGCCCGACGAGGAGTCCGACGCCCTGTGGGCCGCCCGGCCCGCCGCCGCGCACCCGATGTCGGTGGCCTCGTACCAGAGCGCACTGCTGCCGGACGAGGACGCGCTGCGCGAGCGGGCCAGGGAACTGGCCCGGAGCGGCACCGCACTGACCCGCCCGGACCGCTGGCTGGGCTACCTGCTGGAGCCGGCTTCGGTCGAGTTCTGGCAGGCCGACCAGACGGACCGGCTGCACCGGAGGCTGCGCTACGAGCGCGACGGCTCCGGCTGGCGTACGGACCGGCTCCAACCCTGA
- a CDS encoding asparaginase domain-containing protein, which produces MDAVTDEMLPRPARRPRIAVFAGPTATILNTPDLVTSNKARVRHGLPLLPSRFDVLRSQRLAAPVTLYVEAFSAHPLERESAGLYAPPDGWLDKEGTFHQEQPFEDATPVYVVELDPADGLYPLPYMARQADGSAWEETAAAPFAPAAAARQTFYPDARRLYEEIDRFGLADLGAPVELGSLAEFDFFRAAPSGGYTSGPDAERPGKDFFVYYPYHLQSEPGLAHLAEATNQVQAVLDTGGFTGVQWLEGSPTVDETLYWLGLLVDTTVPLVGHAAQRRHQSASADGDRNVVDGVKFIASGVALDDHGVDRLGACVIVDELVYSARDVTKVDARPGGYEVTGGHGGVVADMGGYGPPQVTYLPARRHTHRSDLRLSVLPDRVSGVTGALDTGVSLVDVETKDAGGLVPAAMPHVSITKYSRYAATGAGSDHPDLSDDEVEILARIDAGLAGAPLTGFVCEGMSPFGMADPAKNAALGVAVFAGMPVVRTGRGNTGGMAYRMDPAFISGNNLTATKARLLLMAALLKFGALPPAADPFHPTPAEYAATVRAVARYQVLFDTH; this is translated from the coding sequence ATGGACGCCGTGACGGACGAGATGCTTCCGCGCCCCGCGCGGCGACCGCGGATCGCGGTGTTCGCCGGACCGACGGCGACGATCCTGAACACACCGGACCTGGTCACCTCGAACAAGGCACGGGTGCGCCACGGTCTGCCGCTGCTCCCCTCCCGGTTCGACGTCCTGCGTTCCCAGCGGCTCGCGGCGCCCGTGACCCTGTACGTCGAGGCGTTCAGCGCGCACCCGCTCGAACGGGAGTCGGCCGGCCTGTACGCCCCGCCGGACGGGTGGCTCGACAAAGAAGGAACGTTCCACCAGGAGCAGCCGTTCGAGGACGCCACCCCGGTGTACGTCGTCGAACTCGACCCGGCCGACGGCCTCTACCCCCTGCCGTACATGGCCAGGCAGGCGGACGGCTCCGCCTGGGAGGAGACCGCGGCGGCGCCCTTCGCACCGGCGGCGGCCGCCCGGCAGACGTTCTACCCCGATGCCCGGCGCCTGTACGAGGAGATCGACCGGTTCGGGCTCGCCGACCTCGGCGCCCCCGTCGAGCTCGGGTCGCTCGCCGAGTTCGACTTCTTCCGCGCCGCCCCGTCGGGCGGGTACACCTCGGGCCCCGACGCCGAACGCCCCGGCAAGGACTTCTTCGTCTACTACCCGTACCACCTCCAGAGCGAGCCCGGCCTGGCGCACCTGGCCGAGGCGACCAACCAGGTCCAGGCCGTCCTCGACACGGGAGGGTTCACCGGCGTGCAGTGGCTCGAAGGCAGCCCGACCGTCGACGAGACCCTGTACTGGCTCGGCCTGCTCGTCGACACCACGGTGCCGCTCGTCGGGCACGCGGCCCAGCGCCGCCACCAGTCCGCGAGCGCCGACGGCGACCGCAACGTGGTGGACGGCGTGAAGTTCATCGCCTCGGGCGTCGCCCTGGACGACCACGGCGTCGACCGCCTCGGCGCCTGCGTGATCGTCGACGAACTCGTCTACTCGGCCCGCGACGTGACCAAGGTCGACGCCCGCCCCGGCGGGTACGAGGTCACCGGCGGGCACGGAGGAGTGGTCGCCGACATGGGCGGCTACGGTCCCCCGCAGGTCACCTACCTCCCGGCGCGCAGGCACACCCACCGCTCGGACCTGCGCCTGAGCGTGCTCCCCGACCGGGTCTCCGGTGTGACCGGGGCCCTGGACACCGGCGTGTCCCTGGTCGACGTGGAGACGAAGGACGCCGGCGGGCTCGTGCCCGCCGCCATGCCGCACGTCTCGATCACCAAGTACAGCCGGTACGCGGCCACGGGCGCGGGCTCCGACCATCCGGACCTCTCCGACGACGAGGTCGAGATCCTCGCCCGGATCGACGCCGGCCTCGCGGGCGCGCCGCTGACCGGATTCGTCTGCGAGGGCATGTCACCGTTCGGGATGGCCGACCCGGCGAAGAACGCGGCGCTGGGCGTCGCCGTCTTCGCCGGCATGCCGGTGGTCCGTACGGGTCGCGGCAACACCGGGGGCATGGCGTACCGGATGGATCCGGCGTTCATCTCGGGCAACAACCTCACGGCCACCAAGGCGCGCCTGCTCCTCATGGCCGCGCTGCTCAAGTTCGGCGCCCTGCCCCCGGCCGCGGATCCCTTCCACCCGACTCCCGCCGAGTACGCGGCCACGGTGCGGGCGGTCGCCCGGTACCAGGTCCTGTTCGACACACACTGA
- a CDS encoding isochorismatase family protein, which translates to MPGIAPISSYPLPTAAELPASLAPWKPDPDRAALLVHDMQRYFLAPFPAEIRDPLVRHCAILRERCAALGVPVFYTAQPGGMTDGERGLLKDFWGPGMRVDPVDRQIVSELAPRPADQVLTKWRYSAFFRSDLLAQMRAQGRDQLIVCGVYAHVGVLATALEAFTNDIQPFLVADAVGDFSAEYHQLALDYAAARCSVVTTTEEVFR; encoded by the coding sequence GTGCCGGGCATAGCCCCGATCTCGTCATACCCACTGCCGACGGCGGCCGAACTGCCCGCCAGCCTGGCCCCGTGGAAACCCGACCCCGACCGAGCGGCCCTGCTCGTGCACGACATGCAGCGCTACTTCCTCGCACCGTTCCCCGCGGAGATCCGCGATCCGCTGGTACGCCACTGCGCGATCCTGCGGGAGCGCTGCGCCGCCCTCGGGGTCCCGGTGTTCTACACCGCGCAGCCCGGTGGCATGACCGACGGGGAACGCGGCCTGCTCAAGGACTTCTGGGGTCCCGGCATGAGGGTGGACCCCGTCGATCGTCAGATCGTCTCCGAACTCGCGCCGCGGCCCGCGGACCAGGTGCTCACCAAGTGGCGCTACAGCGCGTTCTTCCGCTCCGACCTGCTGGCCCAGATGCGCGCCCAGGGCCGCGATCAGCTGATCGTCTGCGGGGTCTACGCACACGTCGGCGTGCTGGCGACGGCCCTCGAGGCGTTCACCAACGACATCCAGCCGTTCCTGGTCGCCGACGCCGTCGGCGACTTCTCCGCCGAGTACCACCAGCTGGCCCTCGACTACGCGGCCGCCCGCTGCTCGGTGGTCACCACCACCGAGGAGGTCTTCCGATGA